TCGGGGTCTTGACCCGCAGGAATGCCATCGGGATTTTGATGGCGATCGAGCTTTTATTCAATGCGGTGAATATAAATTTCGTGGCGTTTGCTAAATTCATAAACCCTGAAGGGCTAACCGGCCAGGTGTTCTCCATCTTCGTAATCACCGTAGCAGCAGCAGAGGCGGCTGTTGGTCTGGCGATAATCATCCTGATCTACAGGCAGCATAAGGGGGTGGAGGTGGACAAAGTGAATATAATGAAATGGTAAGGAGTAAATAAAATTCTATGTTACCGTATAGCTGGCTGATTCCTTTTTTTCCGTTACTCTCGTTTGTTTTTATCATATTTTTCACCATACACAATAAAAAGTTGTCATCCTTGGTTTCCATTGGAGCTGTCGCTATATCTTTTGTGCTATCCTGCATAGTCTTGGTCACAGTTCTTCAGAATCCTGTGATCTCGGAATTCAAGATTAACTGGTTAGACCTGCCCGGATTTATAGTCGAGGCAGGAATGCTGATAGATCCTTTGACTGCAGTAATGCTAATGGTTGTGACGGTCGTCTCGATGCTGGTTCAGATCTATTCAGTGGGCTATATGGCAGGCGATTCCAGATTCTCTCGCTATTTCTCCTTCTTATCCTTATTCACCTTCTCGATGTTAGGTCTGGTTTTAGCTAACAATTTCTTTGAGATCTTCATCTTCTGGGAATTAGTGGGACTAACTTCATATCTTCTGATCGGGTTCTGGTTTGAGAAAAAGACCGCCTCAGATGCAGGCAAAAAAGCTTTCATCACCACAAGGACAGGTGATTTAGCATTTTTAGTCGGGATATTCCTTTTGACTACCACGGTTGGCACCCTGAATTTTCAGGAGGCATTCCACCAGGTTGAATCAGGTGCCATCTCATCTGCTCTTCTGACTCTTTCAGCCATCTTGATCTTCGGAGGAGCAGTAGGTAAGTCTGCCCAGTTTCCCTTGCACGTGTGGCTGCCGGATGCAATGGAAGGTCCTACTCCGGTTTCCGCTTTAATCCATGCGGCAACTATGGTCGCTGCCGGGGTATATTTAGTTGCCCGGCTGATGTCTATTTATGCGCTTTCTGTTCCTGCATCTTTGGTCGTAGCGATCATTGGAGCATTTACCGCCTTTTTAGCTGCATCCATTGCTTTAGTGCAAAACGATATAAAAAGGGTCTTGGCTTATTCTACCATAAGCCAGCTTGGTTATATGATTATGGCTTTAGGCTTGGGAGGTTACACTGCCGGGACTTTTCATCTAATGACCCACGCTTCTTTCAAAGCTCTCCTGTTTTTGGGAGCAGGAAGCGTGATCCATGCGATGCACACCAACGACATCTGGGAGATGGGAGGGTTATATCTGAAAATGCGGACTACTGCCATAACCTTTATCCTCGGGTCCCTCTCCTTAGCCGGAATCTTCCCCTTGTCTGGTTTCTGGAGCAAAGACGAGATTTTGCTCCTTGCCTGGAACAAAAGCCCGATCTTTGCGCTGGTTGGTCTGGCAGTTGCCTTTATGACCGCATTTTATATGTTCCGGCTGTGCTTTATCGCCTTCTATGGAAAGGCAAGAGACCAGCACAAATTCGAGCATGCGCACGAGTCCCCGAAAGTGATGACAGTTCCCCTGGTGATTTTGGCTTTCCTTTCAATTTTCGCTGGATGGGTGGGAATACCCTGGTTTTCAAAAGGATATTCCTCTTTTGTCTATCATCACGAGGTCCATCATTTAGAGCCGAACCTTATTTTGATGATAGTTGCCACTCTGGTGGCTTTGTCCGGGATCTATTTAGCTTACGTCATCTATTACAAGGGGACGATCTCGGCTGAAAGGCTGAAGGACAGGTTCTCTTCCATTCACAAGTTATTATACAACAAATATTATTTTGATGAGCTTTACAATGCCATCATCATAAGACCGTTATTCAAGCTGGCCGATTTCCTGTTCAAAAAATTCGACCAGGGGGTCATAGACTGGCTGGTGAATGCGGCCGGGAATTTCACCATGTTCTTATCCTGGTTCTGGGAGCTTTTCGATACCTATGTCGTGGACGGGGCAGTCAACGGTTTAGGGTACGTGGTCAGGGGAACCGGTGCAGGCATAAGAAGGGTTCAGACCGGGCAGTTACAGAATTATGCCTTTATCATCTTTTTCGGGATCGTCTTGATCATTCTTTTGAAGATTTTTTAAATGAAAAAAAAATCAGGAGGAAAATGCTGATATGAACTTTCCAATACTTTCTTATATGATCTTCATCCCTTTTTTGGGAATAATCGCAGTGCTGCTCTTAAGGAAGGAGCAGGTTCAGGCCATTCGCTGGGCATCCGCATTGTTTTCCTTCATCCCTCTGGTCCTCTCCTTTTTCCTTTTAGCCCATTATGACTCCTCGACCTCAGCTATGCAGTTTGTGGAAAAGCATAACTGGATACCCTCCTTAGGAGTGACTTATTTTTTAGGAGCAGACGGGCTTTCAGTGCCGATGCTTTTTCTAACCGCGCTTTTGTCCTTTTTGTCGGTAATCGCCTCCTTTAACATAAATTTCAGGGTGAAGGAGTATTTCGCTTTCTTCCTGCTTTTGGAAGTCGGGATGATGGGAGTATTTGCGGCTTTGGATTTCTTCTTATTTTACATCTTCTGGGAGGTGATGCTGGTCCCGATGTATTTTCTGATCGGGATCTGGGGAGGTCCCAGAAAGGAATATGCGGCAATCAAGTTCTTTTTATACACTCTTTTCGGAAGCGTTTTTATGCTGATCGGGATTTTAGCTTTATATTTTACCTCCCAGCCTCATACCCTGAATATGATGGAGCTTATCTCCCAGGCACCTCTTTTAGGCAGAGGGTTTCAGCTTATAGTCTTTGTTGCATTCTTCCTGGCTTTTGCCATCAAAGTCCCTATTTTCCCGTTCCATACATGGCTTCCGGATGCTCACGTTGAGGCACCCACAGCAGTCTCAGTCATCCTGGCTGGAATTTTATTAAAGATGGGAACCTACGGACTTCTGAGGGTGAGCCTTCCGATGTTCCCAAAGGCGGCTTTATATTATGCCTTACCTTTAGCTTTGTTAGCTTTAATCAATATCATCTACGGTGCCCTGGTCTGTATGGCTCAGAAAGATTTGAAAAAGATGGTGGCA
The Candidatus Zixiibacteriota bacterium genome window above contains:
- the nuoK gene encoding NADH-quinone oxidoreductase subunit NuoK, with the protein product MTLYHYLSLSALLFCIGIFGVLTRRNAIGILMAIELLFNAVNINFVAFAKFINPEGLTGQVFSIFVITVAAAEAAVGLAIIILIYRQHKGVEVDKVNIMKW
- the nuoL gene encoding NADH-quinone oxidoreductase subunit L, yielding MLPYSWLIPFFPLLSFVFIIFFTIHNKKLSSLVSIGAVAISFVLSCIVLVTVLQNPVISEFKINWLDLPGFIVEAGMLIDPLTAVMLMVVTVVSMLVQIYSVGYMAGDSRFSRYFSFLSLFTFSMLGLVLANNFFEIFIFWELVGLTSYLLIGFWFEKKTASDAGKKAFITTRTGDLAFLVGIFLLTTTVGTLNFQEAFHQVESGAISSALLTLSAILIFGGAVGKSAQFPLHVWLPDAMEGPTPVSALIHAATMVAAGVYLVARLMSIYALSVPASLVVAIIGAFTAFLAASIALVQNDIKRVLAYSTISQLGYMIMALGLGGYTAGTFHLMTHASFKALLFLGAGSVIHAMHTNDIWEMGGLYLKMRTTAITFILGSLSLAGIFPLSGFWSKDEILLLAWNKSPIFALVGLAVAFMTAFYMFRLCFIAFYGKARDQHKFEHAHESPKVMTVPLVILAFLSIFAGWVGIPWFSKGYSSFVYHHEVHHLEPNLILMIVATLVALSGIYLAYVIYYKGTISAERLKDRFSSIHKLLYNKYYFDELYNAIIIRPLFKLADFLFKKFDQGVIDWLVNAAGNFTMFLSWFWELFDTYVVDGAVNGLGYVVRGTGAGIRRVQTGQLQNYAFIIFFGIVLIILLKIF
- a CDS encoding NADH-quinone oxidoreductase subunit M, with the translated sequence MNFPILSYMIFIPFLGIIAVLLLRKEQVQAIRWASALFSFIPLVLSFFLLAHYDSSTSAMQFVEKHNWIPSLGVTYFLGADGLSVPMLFLTALLSFLSVIASFNINFRVKEYFAFFLLLEVGMMGVFAALDFFLFYIFWEVMLVPMYFLIGIWGGPRKEYAAIKFFLYTLFGSVFMLIGILALYFTSQPHTLNMMELISQAPLLGRGFQLIVFVAFFLAFAIKVPIFPFHTWLPDAHVEAPTAVSVILAGILLKMGTYGLLRVSLPMFPKAALYYALPLALLALINIIYGALVCMAQKDLKKMVAYSSVSHMGYCILGISALTVTGVSGCVFQMFSHGLITGALFLLVGVLYDRAHTRDIDAFGGLWIKIPVYSGIMILFCLGSLGLPGLSGFISEFMVFIGSFPVFKVIVALAVLGVVITAAYFLRMIQKMFLGTFNTKWEALTEISGRELFTVIPLAILMIGVGVYPSPLADMIRATLENIVHLVTG